The Kribbella amoyensis genomic sequence GCCTGTCACGATCATTTTCGCCTTCTACCCGGGCGCAGTCGGTATCCGGCTGATCGCCGGATGAGATGAGGAGAACCCATGTCCCTACTGCTGACCAGACTCGTGCTTGCGCTGGTCCTGAGACCACGGCCGGCGGCCAAGGAGCGCGGCGACGTTCCCGGCTGGGTGCTGATCACGGTGATGACGGCCGGCCTGGTCGTCACGCTGTGGGTCGCCGCCGAGAACCAGCTGAAGGCCATCTTCGAACGCGCGCTGGACTCCGTCACCAACAAGTGAGCCCGACTCCGCTGCACACGGGTGCCGGGCTGCGGGTGACCACGAGGCGATGGAGTCCGCGACAGCCGCGGCCTGGTGGTCGCCGGCGGGGCGATCAGGGTGCCGCCGTGGTCGACTTCGTGCTGGTGTCGGTACTGGTGGTGCCACTGTTCCTCGCGGTGTTGCAGGTCGGCCTCTACCTGTACATCCGGAACACGATCACCGCCGCGGCCTCCGAAGGCGCCCACTACGCCGCCGTCCTGAACCGCGATCCCGCCGACGGTGAGGAACACGCCCGTCGCCTGGTCACCGGGGTGGTTCGCGACGAGCTGGTCGAGGCCGTCACCGCGGAGCCGGTGGAGATCGAAGGACAGCCGGGGGTCCGGGTGGTCGTGAAGGCGCACATGCCCGCACTCGGCCTGTGGGGACCAGGTCTCGGCTTCGAGGTCGAAGGCCACGCCGTCAAGGAGACCGGCGAATGACCCGCCGATCGTCCCGCCGACCGAGGCGGTGGCAGG encodes the following:
- a CDS encoding TadE/TadG family type IV pilus assembly protein; amino-acid sequence: MVDFVLVSVLVVPLFLAVLQVGLYLYIRNTITAAASEGAHYAAVLNRDPADGEEHARRLVTGVVRDELVEAVTAEPVEIEGQPGVRVVVKAHMPALGLWGPGLGFEVEGHAVKETGE